ACCGCAGCGAGCAGTGCGCAAGCGTAAAAACCACCGTTGGGTTTAGTCCGATTCTTCATGCGTTTCTCCGTTCCAAGGCTACAATTCGATGAGAGATGGGGCTATACACCTCACGGAGGGCATCTCATAGTCCAGCGTAGCGAGAGTAGTATCATGGTGCAAGAGGAAGATAGGGAGTTTACCCGACCTCTCCGGCCAATTGGCATGCAAGGTTTTATTGGAAAGTCACTTAGCCATGCCCCAAGACCACAGCCACCACCCGCACCATGCCGAACTGGTCAACGCCGACGGCTCGTGGAAGTACACCAACCGGCTGGCCGATGAGACCAGCCCGTACCTGCGTCAGCACGCGCACAACCCGGTGGACTGGTACCCGTGGGGCGAGGAGGCGTTTGCCGAGGCGGCGCGGCGCGGCGTGCCGATCTTTCTGAGCATCGGGTACTCGACGTGCTACTGGTGCCATGTGATGGAGCGGCAGGTCTTCGAGAGCCCGGCGATCGCCGAGCAGATGAACGAGCTGTACGTCTGCGTCAAGGTCGACCGCGAGGAACGGCCCGATGTGGACGACATCTACATGACGGCGACGCAGTTGATGACCCGCCGCGGCGGCTGGCCGATGAGCGTTTTTCTGACCCCGCCGCGCGCCCCAGGGACGCCCGGCGGCGAAGACCCCGGGCTCAAGCCGTTCTGGTGCGGGACGTATCTGCCGCCTGAGCCGATGCAGGGGATGCCGAGTTTTTCGCAGGTGTTGGAAGGGCTGAGCCAGGCGTGGAACGAGCAGCGCGGCGAGGTGCTGGGGCAGGCCGAGCGTTTAGCGCAGGGCGTGATCGAGCAGCTCAGTGAGCAGGCCGAGCCCGGGCCGATCAACCCGCTGGTGCTCAACCAGGCCGCCAACGCGATGGTGCAGACCTACGACCCCGAGCACGGCGGCTTCGGCGGTGGGCCCGGCGCGGCGCCCAAGTTCCCCCAGCCCGCGACGCCCACGTTCCTGCTCGCGCTGCAGACCGACAGCGGCAGCGCAACACTCTGGCAGAAGATCGAGCACACGCTGGACCGCATGGCCCGCGGCGGGATGTACGACCAGGTCGGCGGCGGGTTCCACCGCTACAGCGTCGACACGCACTGGCTCGTCCCGCACTTCGAGAAGATGCTCTACGACAACGGCCAACTCGCGGAGCTCTACGCCAACGCCTACGCAAGCCACCCCGACAGCGACTTCCAGTACGAGTTCGGCTGGACCGCGAAAGGTATCTGCGACTATGTGCTGCGTGAGATGACCGACCCGACCGGCGCGTTCTGGTCGGCGCAGGACGCGGAGGTTGATGCGCAGGAGGGGCTGAACTATCTCTGGACGCCCGAGCAGGTCCGCGAAACGCTGGGCGACCCTACTATGGCGGGGTTTGTGGAGTCGCTCTACGGCCTAGGCGCGGGCCCAAACTTCCAGGACCCGCACGCCCCCGATGCGCCACCTAAGAACGTGCTATACCTGCCGCGCCCGCTGGCAAAGTTCGCGGCGGATGAAAGGCTCGATCTGGAGCGTGTGCGCCAGTCGCGCGACGAAGCGAACGCGGCCTTGTACGAAGCCCGCATGCAGCGCGACCAGCCCGGCACCGACGACAAGGTATTGACCGCGTGGAACGGCATGATGATCGCCGGGCTCGCGGCGGTGGGGGGGACCCTCGACGAGCCGAGCTATCTCGAAGCCGCCGCCCGCGCCGCGAACGCCATCGCCGAGCACCTCGCCATCCCCGACGACCCCGGCAGCACTTCCGGGGGCGGCTTGTACCGCACCTACCGCGACGGCGTCGCCAAGATCCCCGGCTTCCTCGAAGACTACGCCCACTACGTCCACGGCCTGATCCAGCTCCACCGCTACAGCCCCAACGGCGACGACTACCTCGACTGGGCCGAGCGCTACACCGCGTTCGCCATCGAGCACTTCGCCCACGATAACGGCGGGTACTACGACACATTGGCCGACCAGCAAGACCTGTTCGTCCGAACGCGCGGCACATACGACGGCGCGGTGCCCTCGGGCAACAGCCAGATGATCCATAACCTCGTGGACCTGTTCGAGCTGACAGGCAACCGCGATTACGCCGAGCGTGCGGCGCGCGACCTGATGAGTTTCGCAACGCCCATGCGCCAGCGCGGCGGGGCGATGATGCACATGCTCCACGCGCTACACCGGCTGATGAAGGCGGCCCCCGGAGTCCTCGATACCGATGGACAACCCGCCGAAGACGCGGGCCCGGTTCAATTGGCGGTTGCCCCCGAAACGCTCGCGCTGCAAAACGGGGCCGGCACACTGACCGTCACGCTCACCATCGCCGAGGGCTACCACCTGGGCTCGGGCGTCGCGGCGGGGGATATCGTTCAGGCGACCACGCTGAGCGCTGTCGCGGCCGACAACGTCACGCTCCGCGTCCACTGGCCCGACGGTGAACGTAAGCGATACCCCTTCGCGGATGTCCCGCTGGATGTGTACGAAGGCGAGGTCGCCGTACGCGTCGAGGTCGCGGTCCAGGGCGATGCGCCCGAATCGTTGACGCTCCAACTCGGCTACCAGGCCTGCACCGACCAGCTCTGCGAACAGCCCGCGACGCGATCGATCGCAGTGGCCTTACGGTAGGGTGGGTATCGCTCGCGGACTCGCTCCACCCACCCTACGATGCCGACCCCATGATCGACACCCACTGCCACCTCACCTTCGACAAGCTGCACGGCCGGATCGACCAGGTCCTCGCCGATGCCGATACCGCCGGCGTCGACCGCATGATCTCCGTGGGCATCACCCCCGCCGACGCGACCCGCGCCCTTGCGCTCGCCCACCGTTTCCCGCGGGTTTACGCCACCGCCGGGGTCCACCCGCACTACGCCGCGCAGTTCATCGACGGCCCCGCGCTGCGCGATGCGCTCAACGACAAGCTCGCCGACCCGCGCTGCGCCGCCATCGGCGAGATGGGGCTCGACCGGCACTACCCCGACCCGCCTATTGAAGACCAGCGCCGCGTCTTCGCCTGGCAGCTCGAACTGATGAACGACCCATCGTCCCCGGCCGCGCATCTCCCGGCCGTCATCCACAACCGTGAGGCCACCGACGAGACCCTCGCCCTGATCCGTGAGCACAACCTCCCCGGCGAACGCTTCGTCTTCCACTGCTTCACCGGCAGCGCAGCGGAGCTCGACATGATCCTCGACCTCGGCGCCCATATCAGCTTCACAGGCATCGTCACCTTCCCCAGCGCCCGAGCCCTGGCCGAGGCATCCGACCGCGTGCCCTTGGATCGGCTGATGATCGAAACCGATTCGCCGTACCTCACGCCCGAGCCCCACCGCAAGGTGCGCCCCAACGAGCCGAAGTACGTCGCCGACATCGCCCGTTTCCTCGCCGACCGCCGCGGGCTCGACCTCGACACCTTCGTGAAGCAGGTCGACACGAACGCCGTCGCGTTCTTCAACCTGCCCACGCAAGGCAATCCGTAACAAACCCTGGCCTGCTGGCTTCAGCCAGCAGGCGCGCCACCCAAGATTCCAAAAAGCGCACGCCTCGCTTACGGGATATCAATCAACCGTGGCCTCCGCTCTTCCCGCTCGTCCTGATAGACGTGCGAGAATACCTTTCGGTTGGGCACGATGACCGTGCCGTCGCGGTGGACCACATTGATCTTGCCTTCCTCATCGATGAGGACCGCGAAGCCGTCGGGGTTCTCAACGCCGACCATCTGCTGCGCATCGCCGACTTTGTTGATATCGACCGTGACCCGGTTGCCGTTGGGGTCGTCGGGGTTGTGGGGCGGCGGGTCGTTCTGGCCCTGTGCCAGCGCGAAGCCGGCAATCGCAAAGACCGCGAGGGCGGCGTAGCCGAAGGTGAGCAGACGGTTCTGTTGGCGGAGATTGTTTTCGGTGTTGGACATGGTTTGCCTTTCGAGTGAGGGGAAACAAATCGGAGCGGTTTAGAAGCCGATCGCCATCGGCTGGTTGTTGGTACGGATGATGGTGCCGTCTTCCTTCACGATGACGACGTTGCCGTCGCGGCGGACGAACACGGCGAACCCGTCCGGGTCCGAGACGGCCTGGGAGTCTTCAATCAAATCACGGCTGCTGACATCGATGTCACGGCCGATGCCGTCCTGCATCGCCATGCCCGCGCCGAGCATGACCACGCACGCCAACGCGGTGGCAATCCACCGCCATCGGCGTCCGGTCTTTTCAAGTCGTTCGATCCTCGATTCAAGAGCGGTTGTCATCAGCGTTCTCCGGGTAGAGTGAAGTTTCACAGGGAAGGACGTTCCATCGCGTCGGGCGTATCAACGCCATCGAAGATAACCGCAACTTGCCGTCACGCATACAAGAAAAAACCCGCACACCGGCGGGCTCATGTCGTTCGTTTGTTTTCGTGTCCGATCTTCGGCTACGCCGCGCGGGCCTGCGGTTCCTGATGCTCGTACACGCCGCGGGCCCGGAGATACGCCAGCAGCCGCTGGTAATCCATCGGCGAGCGGAACTGCTCGAACATCATCCCCATCACGGCCGGGCCCAGGTCCTCTTCATCCGAGTGCAGCCGGACGACCCGGCCCGTCGCGCGGAACGACGTGTGGTCCTTGCCCGGCAGCATCCCCCGGACCTCGATCTGCGCATCGATGTCGAGTGGCATGTCCAGCTCAAACCGCATACCCGTGACGCTGATGTCGTAGAGGTGGCCGGTCCAGGTGTATTTGCTGCTGCCGATGACGCGGGCGCGGACGAGGGTGTACGCGGCGGGCAGCTTGAGACGGGGCTCGGACCGCTGACTGGATTCGGGCATCTTGAACGTGGACACGGTGGGGCTCCTGGACGGGTGGGTTTGGCTACCCCATTGATCGGCCCGATTGCCGGGTCCACTTAATCGCTACGACCTGTAAAAACCGCGCAAGCAGTGGCTGCAGCCCCCGGCCGCCACAAGCCGATAAGGCGGGCATGAGCCACCCGTTCCCGATCACTCTAGAGCCCGCAAAAACCACGCCGAGCGCGGTTCAGCGCCCCCGGACCCTGCTCGTCGGTACCGCTCGGTCTGCCACGCAGCTCGCCCATGTCCTCGCGGTCGCCGAGCCTGTGCCCGAGCTAATCGGGTGCGTCCTACCCGACACCGCGACAGAATTGGCCGAGCGACAGCCCGGACTGCCCTGCGCCGTGCTGGGCCGGTTGAGTGATCTGCAAACGATCGTCGCGCAGCATACGCCCGACCAGGTCCTCGTCATGCTCCCGCTCGCGATGCAGGACGCCATCGGCCAGGCCGCCGCGACCCTCGAACGCGCGGGCGTCACCTGGCGCTTCCTCCCGACCCTGGGCGACCAGCTCGCCGGCCGCACCACCAGCCGGATCACCGGCGGGCTGCCCACCAAGGTCGGCCTCACGACCG
The sequence above is a segment of the Phycisphaeraceae bacterium D3-23 genome. Coding sequences within it:
- a CDS encoding DUF255 domain-containing protein, whose product is MPQDHSHHPHHAELVNADGSWKYTNRLADETSPYLRQHAHNPVDWYPWGEEAFAEAARRGVPIFLSIGYSTCYWCHVMERQVFESPAIAEQMNELYVCVKVDREERPDVDDIYMTATQLMTRRGGWPMSVFLTPPRAPGTPGGEDPGLKPFWCGTYLPPEPMQGMPSFSQVLEGLSQAWNEQRGEVLGQAERLAQGVIEQLSEQAEPGPINPLVLNQAANAMVQTYDPEHGGFGGGPGAAPKFPQPATPTFLLALQTDSGSATLWQKIEHTLDRMARGGMYDQVGGGFHRYSVDTHWLVPHFEKMLYDNGQLAELYANAYASHPDSDFQYEFGWTAKGICDYVLREMTDPTGAFWSAQDAEVDAQEGLNYLWTPEQVRETLGDPTMAGFVESLYGLGAGPNFQDPHAPDAPPKNVLYLPRPLAKFAADERLDLERVRQSRDEANAALYEARMQRDQPGTDDKVLTAWNGMMIAGLAAVGGTLDEPSYLEAAARAANAIAEHLAIPDDPGSTSGGGLYRTYRDGVAKIPGFLEDYAHYVHGLIQLHRYSPNGDDYLDWAERYTAFAIEHFAHDNGGYYDTLADQQDLFVRTRGTYDGAVPSGNSQMIHNLVDLFELTGNRDYAERAARDLMSFATPMRQRGGAMMHMLHALHRLMKAAPGVLDTDGQPAEDAGPVQLAVAPETLALQNGAGTLTVTLTIAEGYHLGSGVAAGDIVQATTLSAVAADNVTLRVHWPDGERKRYPFADVPLDVYEGEVAVRVEVAVQGDAPESLTLQLGYQACTDQLCEQPATRSIAVALR
- a CDS encoding TatD family hydrolase; amino-acid sequence: MIDTHCHLTFDKLHGRIDQVLADADTAGVDRMISVGITPADATRALALAHRFPRVYATAGVHPHYAAQFIDGPALRDALNDKLADPRCAAIGEMGLDRHYPDPPIEDQRRVFAWQLELMNDPSSPAAHLPAVIHNREATDETLALIREHNLPGERFVFHCFTGSAAELDMILDLGAHISFTGIVTFPSARALAEASDRVPLDRLMIETDSPYLTPEPHRKVRPNEPKYVADIARFLADRRGLDLDTFVKQVDTNAVAFFNLPTQGNP
- a CDS encoding PilZ domain-containing protein, coding for MSTFKMPESSQRSEPRLKLPAAYTLVRARVIGSSKYTWTGHLYDISVTGMRFELDMPLDIDAQIEVRGMLPGKDHTSFRATGRVVRLHSDEEDLGPAVMGMMFEQFRSPMDYQRLLAYLRARGVYEHQEPQARAA